The genomic region GGGTGAAGCAGGTCTTCGACATCGACATCCCGCGGCCGCGCGGCTCCGTGCAGGAGATCCGCTTCGGCAGCCGCTTCCTGGAACTGCACCACGAGATCTGGGCCACGCTGCGCGACGAGGTCGAGCGCGCCTACGCCCGCACGGCAGGAGTCTGACGCATGAGTGATGACAAGCTTTCGGCGACGGCGACGCGGCCCGCTCCCGAGGAAGTCCTGGCCACCGGCCAGCAGGCGCTGGACGAGCGCACCCGGGCGGCCACGGTGGCCTTCCGCCGCCGCAAGGTCAAGGTCTGGGCGGCACGCCTGCTGCTGGCCGTGATCGTCATCGGCGGCTGGCAGTGGTTCACCGCGGTCGGCTGGGTCGACAAGTTCTTCTACGCCCAGCCCTCCGGCATCTGGAACCGGCTGTGGGACTACTTCGAGAACGGCACCGAGTTCGGCTCCTACCCGGCGCAGATCGAGACCACGATGCAGGAGGCGCTGTACGGCTTCCTGATCGGCACCGGCGTCGGCGTCGTCATGGGCGTCGGGCTGGGCATGAACCGGTTCCTGGCCCAGGTCCTGGACCCGTACATCAAGATCGTGAACGCCATCCCGCGCATCGTGCTGGGCTCGATCTTCATCGTCGCCTTCGGCGTCGGGATGACGCCCAAGGTGCTGCTGGCGGCGGTCCTGGTGTTCTTCATCGTGTTCTTCAACGCCTTCCAGGGCGTGCGCGAGGTGGACCGCAACGTGCTGAACAACGCCAAGGTGCTCGGCGCCAGCCGCTGGCACACGATCCGGCACGTGATCATCCCCTCGGCGCTGACCTGGATCATCGCCTCCCTGCACAGCGCCTTCGGCTTCGCCATCGTCGGCGCGGTGGTCGGCGAGGTGCTAGGCGCCCAGCAGGGCCTGGGCCTGCTGATCAAGTCCGCGCAGGGCAACTTCGACCCCTACGGGGTGTTCGCGAACATGTTCGTGATCGCCGCCCTGGTGCTGATCGTCGAGTTCGTCATCGAACGCCTCGAGCGCCGGCTGCTGGCCTGGCGGCCGAAGGTCCACTCCGAGACCGTCATGGTCTGATCCGGTCCCGTTCTGATCCACCCCGCACCACCTCCCCTCACCCTGAAGAAAGGCGATCGCCTCGTGATATCCGCTCGCAGAATCCTGATCGTGGCCGCCGCCGGCGCGCTGAGCCTGACCGCGCTGAGCGCCTGCTCGTCCTCCAAGAGCTCCTCCGCCTCGTCCGCCTCCGGCGGCGGGAAGACCACCCAGCACGTCACGCTGATGGTCGGCGGCATCGACAAGCAGATCTACCTGCCGTACAAGCTGGCCGACCAGCTGGGCTTCTACAAGAAGCACAACGTCGACGTCACCTTGAGCACCGAGCAGGACGGCGGCGTCGGCGCCGAGGACGCCATGGTCTCCGGCCAGGTGGACATGGCCGGCGCCTGGTACAACCACGCGATCGACTTCCAGATGAAGCACAAGAACGTCGAGGACGTGGTGCAGCTGTCCGGGGCGCCGGGCGAGCGCGAGATGTGCGCGAACAAGGCGAACGTCCACAGCGGCGCGGACTTCGCGGGCAAGACGATGGGCGTCACCGACCTCGGCTCGGGCACCGACACCCTGACCCAGCTGCTGGCCGCGCAGGCCGGCATCGCCAAGGACAAGTTCAGCCGCACCGGCGTCGGCGCCGGCTCCACGGCCCTGGCCGCGCTGAAGAACGGCTCCATCTCCTGCGTCATGACC from Catenulispora sp. MAP5-51 harbors:
- a CDS encoding ABC transporter permease, with the translated sequence MSDDKLSATATRPAPEEVLATGQQALDERTRAATVAFRRRKVKVWAARLLLAVIVIGGWQWFTAVGWVDKFFYAQPSGIWNRLWDYFENGTEFGSYPAQIETTMQEALYGFLIGTGVGVVMGVGLGMNRFLAQVLDPYIKIVNAIPRIVLGSIFIVAFGVGMTPKVLLAAVLVFFIVFFNAFQGVREVDRNVLNNAKVLGASRWHTIRHVIIPSALTWIIASLHSAFGFAIVGAVVGEVLGAQQGLGLLIKSAQGNFDPYGVFANMFVIAALVLIVEFVIERLERRLLAWRPKVHSETVMV
- a CDS encoding ABC transporter substrate-binding protein → MAAAGALSLTALSACSSSKSSSASSASGGGKTTQHVTLMVGGIDKQIYLPYKLADQLGFYKKHNVDVTLSTEQDGGVGAEDAMVSGQVDMAGAWYNHAIDFQMKHKNVEDVVQLSGAPGEREMCANKANVHSGADFAGKTMGVTDLGSGTDTLTQLLAAQAGIAKDKFSRTGVGAGSTALAALKNGSISCVMTTQPTVTAIEKENLGYSAIDLATTDGANKALGGAWPAAGVLARTDWVNKNPEAVQDVVDALVDTMHWINTHSATDIANALPASYTSNTTITKADYITALTMDKGQFLPDGIMPAGGPKVVLATEKLIGNADDSVNLGTTFTNTFAIKANQLDGFTTTTTPAGPTG